A part of Brassica rapa cultivar Chiifu-401-42 chromosome A05, CAAS_Brap_v3.01, whole genome shotgun sequence genomic DNA contains:
- the LOC117134321 gene encoding NAC domain-containing protein 6-like codes for MAHPRDLKFSPIDQNLVGYYLRNRVDTGKDGFITDIKLYEDEPWLLPHVKNDQFKENMWFYFVLRTRNLGSRPKRTVPGRGSSNGGTWTTSGVKKAITDRNNPKVVIGYKTELAYHKKVKGKLKGDTTGWCMTEYWLASENDAQFQEVVLCHLRDNNKMVVDQPPESKNGDNDIATEQPQQGNSDDNNNRLLDFTHQQRPLIPPFEGQGLRLQTIMGYSDKATQEQQHPPISPPPQRQDSGSINNALVIMEDECVSQDEIFNLADLEAGITHPQQQHRQMMVDPYDDISFSRLAMPNNLIYHHEDSWHQDTSPWNNTNPRGLIFNSHGYEIQDQTVTKGHNQDSYY; via the coding sequence ATGGCTCATCCAAGGGACTTAAAGTTCTCTCCGATTGACCAGAATTTGGTGGGGTATTATCTACGCAACAGAGTGGATACAGGAAAAGATGGTTTCATCACAGATATCAAACTTTATGAAGACGAGCCGTGGCTTCTTCCGCACGTCAAGAATGATCAATTCAAAGAGAACATGTGGTTTTACTTTGTTCTAAGGACACGTAATTTGGGGAGCAGGCCCAAACGCACGGTTCCCGGTAGAGGAAGCAGTAACGGCGGAACTTGGACGACAAGTGGCGTAAAGAAGGCGATCACTGACCGTAACAACCCCAAGGTTGTGATCGGATACAAAACAGAACTCGCGTACCACAAGAAAGTCAAGGGAAAGCTTAAAGGAGACACCACTGGTTGGTGTATGACGGAGTATTGGCTTGCAAGTGAGAACGATGCTCAGTTCCAAGAAGTAGTCTTGTGTCATCTCCGTGACAATAACAAGATGGTCGTTGACCAGCCACCAGAGAGCAAAAACGGAGACAATGACATCGCCACAGAGCAGCCTCAACAAGGGAACAGCGATGACAACAACAATAGACTCCTTGACTTCACTCATCAACAGCGGCCACTGATTCCTCCTTTTGAAGGACAGGGATTGAGACTTCAAACCATTATGGGATATTCTGATAAGGCCACTCAAGAACAACAACATCCACCGatttctcctcctcctcaacGTCAAGATTCCGGAAGCATAAACAACGCACTTGTAATCATGGAAGATGAGTGTGTTAGCCAAGATGAAATATTCAATCTAGCTGACCTGGAAGCCGGCATCACTCATCCACAACAACAACATCGTCAGATGATGGTGGATCCTTATGATGATATATCTTTCTCAAGATTGGCAATGCCGAACAACCTGATTTACCATCATGAAGACTCATGGCATCAAGATACCTCTCCATGGAACAACACCAATCCTCGTGGACTCATATTCAATTCTCATGGATATGAGATCCAAGATCAAACTGTCACCAAGGGACACAATCAAGATTCATATTATTAG
- the LOC103868351 gene encoding uncharacterized protein LOC103868351, which yields MVSQANLIQRGGSSSAANRRLDLEVEDEIIRIPACDLNTVAERFKRTLIGRVLHQGGRSVEALIALLPRARIWNVEGRVRGVNLGNGRFQFDFDKEEDLVMVLNKRPCHFNHWIFALERWEPVTSDNFPNTIPFWIKVTGVPVHYWNDETFEEIAKALGKRVTIDATNARLQVSIDADRPLQFERRVGFPNGDVGKVSLEYEGLIRYCFACKRIDHDVYSCTECSQEERDQKIKELREQNELGLQAQQNRNLGLIHNRNNNLNNKRPRSPSDDGLNKSPGRPHYPGYARGEKRRKESPNYRSSRYHEDHRGFTKISDRRREDKHERIPSGNTTVWNRLESHSKRRSVEAFASQYKNQDRVREYERNRGRAKYLSHHSRYSQQVWRPKSQVNESKSNNQNKSVGASETPAPPSRALTDSQRTISEVRQGRGGRDTQGTGVMVVHRNEMSEERVRRIKGKAPMFTEALEKTPMSAAKFSPAGLLTRDRGVLRIRDGESPLCPEETRYVSSLVRPSTEPEIVNLDLDRLMESHHIDNLVMTREDEAEVDKLVEDFGDVIMDDNMMQNDDLLVDEPGFDAEKIDAISQLSPAYAEDIDKQREDYQEAQMSDANPRAMEKGALLPSAGRDKKIADAHVPDTKGISKQSNLAGTVSKKRNPQSPGGGGGKGVRASKKLSLPRGRPSPKKPKAQGSVVSQKPPSKKI from the exons ATGGTGTCTCAAGCAAACCTAATTCAACGTGGAGGCTCTTCGTCCGCTGCGAACCGCCGTTTGGATCTGGAAGTAGAAGATGAGATCATCCGTATTCCAGCCTGTGATCTGAACACAGTTGCTGAGCGTTTCAAAAGAACTCTGATTGGTAGAGTTCTCCATCAAGGAGGTCGCAGTGTTGAAGCTCTGATTGCCCTACTCCCTAGGGCACGGATCTGGAATGTAGAAGGCAGAGTCCGTGGTGTTAACTTGGGAAACGGACGTTTTCAGTTCGACTTTGACAAGGAAGAGGATCTGGTTATGGTTTTAAACAAAAGGCCTTGTCATTTCAACCACTGGATTTTTGCTCTGGAACGATGGGAGCCTGTTACAAGCGATAACTTCCCAAACACGATTCCTTTTTGGATAAAAGTTACAGGAGTTCCTGTTCACTACTGGAACGATGAAACTTTTGAGGAGATTGCAAAGGCCCTGGGGAAGCGTGTAACTATTGATGCTACAAACGCCCGTCTTCAAGTCTCTATTGATGCTGATAGGCCATTACAGTTCGAGAGAAGGGTTGGCTTCCCAAACGGAGATGTCGGGAAAGTCTCTCTGGAATACGAAGGTCTTATTAGATACTGCTTTGCCTGTAAAAGGATCGATCATGATGTATACTCTTGCACTGAGTGCTCACAAGAGGAACGGGATCAGAAGATTAAAGAGCTCAGGGAACAAAATGAGCTGGGTTTGCAAGCTCAACAGAACCGGAACCTGGGCCTAATACACAACCGCAACAACAATTTAAACAACAAAAGGCCACGATCCCCTTCTGATGATGGTCTTAATAAATCTCCAGGGCGTCCACATTATCCTGGATATGCCAGAGGTGAAAAGAGAAGGAAGGAATCACCAAACTATCGGTCCTCTAGATACCATGAGGATCACCGAGGGTTTACCAAGATTTCTGACCGAAGGAGGGAGGATAAACATGAACGTATCCCGTCGGGAAATACAACTGTCTGGAACCGGCTCGAGTCTCATTCCAAGAGAAGATCAGTGGAAGCCTTCGCATCTCAGTATAAGAACCAAGACAGAGTAAGAGAGTATGAGAGAAACAGAGGTAGGGCCAAATACCTTTCTCATCATTCCCGATATTCCCAACAAGTTTGGAGACCAAAGAGTCAGGTTAATGAATCCAAAAGCAACAATCAGAACAAATCTGTCGGGGCCTCAGAAACTCCAGCTCCTCCCTCACGTGCTTTGACTGATTCGCAGAGGACAATATCAGAAGTCAGGCAGGGACGAGGAGGGAGAGATACGCAGGGCACCGGAGTCATGGTGGTCCATAGGAACGAGATGTCGGAGGAACGAGTGAGACGCATCAAAGGGAAGGCTCCAATGTTTACGGAAGCCTTGGAAAAAACCCCTATGTCGGCAGCAAAGTTCTCTCCGGCCGGGCTTCTAACTAGAGATAGAGGCGTTCTCAGAATAAGAGACGGGGAGTCTCCTTTGTGTCCAGAGGAGACCAGGTATGTCTCGTCCCTAGTTAGGCCTAGCACTGAACCTGAGATAGTTAATCTTGATCTAGATAGGCTCATGGAATCACACCACATAGACAATTTGGTTATGACTAGAGAAGATGAGGCGGAAGTTGATAAACTAGTTGAGGATTTTGGTGATGTGATTATGGATGATAATATGATGCAAAATGATGATCTACTTGTGGATGAGCCTGGTTTTGATGCAGAGAAAATAGATGCTATCTCACAACTATCTCCAGCATATGCTGAGGACATTGACAAACAGAGGGAAGACTATCAAGAAGCTCAGATGAGCGATGCTAACCCACGGGCCATGGAGAAAGGAGCCCTATTACCAAGTGCAGGCAGGGACAAGAAAATAGCCGATGCACATGTACCGGATACGAAAGGAATAAGCAAGCAGTCTAACCTAGCTGGGACTGTGTCAAAGAAGCGCAATCCACAGAGcccggggggggggggggggaaagGTGTTCGCGCTTCCAAGAAACTGAGCCTCCCAAGGGGCCGCCCATCTCCTAAAAAGCCTAAAGCGCAGG GTTCGGTGGTGTCCCAGAAACCACCCAGTAAGAAGATATGA
- the LOC103868402 gene encoding uncharacterized protein At4g04775-like, protein MSSSSNLNSSYGTAMSANLSRRRVEKERGFPSFCKKCGEAAKIFTSKTIKNPGRLFHGCPNGSEEDKNHLFKWTDESAVEEIEDMKSHLELQSQRCEDVTRSYDKKIEDLGDALAGFGKEMKEMKELVDGYEKDMKNLKKMVVCGVGMMVVYYYFAM, encoded by the exons ATGTCTAGCTCATCTAACCTTAATTCTTCGTATGGTACAG CAATGAGTGCGAATCTGAGTCGCCGTAGGGTTGAAAAAGAAAGAGGGTTTCCGAGTTTTTGTAAGAAGTGTGGAGAAGCTGCTAAGATTTTCACTTCTAAGACCATCAAAAACCCAGGAAGACTTTTCCATGGTTGTCCTAATGGGAGTGAAGAG GATAAGAATCATTTGTTTAAATGGACTGATGAATCTGCTGTAGAAGAAATTGAAGATATGAAGAGCCATTTGGAGCTTCAGTCTCAGAGATGTGAAGATGTAACAAGAAGCtatgacaaaaaaattgaaGATTTGGGTGATGCTCTAGCTGGATTTGGGAAAGAGATGAAAGAGATGAAAGAGTTGGTTGATGGGTATGAGAAAGATATGAAGAACTTGAAGAAGATGGTTGTTTGTGGAGTTGGAATGATGGTAGTGTATTACTATTTTGCTATGTAG
- the LOC103868403 gene encoding uncharacterized protein LOC103868403, whose amino-acid sequence MSGENDITFIISYDGKFENLEGGLCYIGGKKLLICMGSEFGTSFPMKHATQWVDTVEVYLEHEDVNNEAEESESGPQGGQSDQGNGESGPQDGAESEIEMNKARENVEPDPRDERVAAIVGEFVDEEEYNEAHRDTPPASDDEEDDIGNGYERWRRGSGELKIMQVFESISEFKEAVLEYALMGGWNVKYTRWGDEISEAKCAVVGEVPCTWRVYCSYEKAVNLYMVKSYQEEHSCTKDGYCKLLTDYVIAKLLINEIRHNNALMPRFIQDIIQDRYNLTVTHDIARKARKRALEMISSEFDEQFARIKDYKEHILETNPGSSCDLVTTIRDDGVEIFDKFYVCFKALKTIWRAYCRPIIGIDGCFMKSTSKGQLLAAVGRDANNQIYPVAWGIVQVEDADNWKWFIERVKYDLNLQNGLGFTLISDKQKGLIKAVEEELPYIEHRMCARHVYGNVKKLHPNKPKFKKLFWAVANSFNEGDYKAALKELKAFDSQIYDDLMARDPRTCTRAFFSPISTCEDGLNNFSESYNSGLKKARSLPLVEMLETMRRQTMVRIEVRKKKLLKYRKKYSEKVAKTIIEEGEQRKWCKKRTPGPNGVSEVEENSVSHTVNMDRRTCSCRRWDLTGIPCRHALKVILDKKLNAEDFVADCYLTTLWKQQYSDSITPVEGMKFWKETPGSQIEPPPRPAEKGRKKNPKKRMKSIHESPTKGKKVSRHLKVIHCYRCGMAGHNSLHCKHAGVPNKPRKIYPRKKKQSSQGESMSFDQRDAPGPSQPTQTSNLND is encoded by the exons ATGAG TGGGGAGAATGATATTACGTTTATTATAAGCTATGATGGGAAGTTTGAGAACTTGGAAGGAGGTCTTTGCTATATCGGTGGAAAA AAATTGTTGATATGTATGGGCAGCGAGTTTGGTACAAGTTTCCCTATGAAACATGCGACACAATGGGTAGATACCGTGGAAGTGTATCTTGAGCATGAGGACGTTAACAATGAGGCTGAAGAGAGTGAATCAGGTCCGCAGGGTGGTCAATCAGATCAGGGGAATGGTGAATCAGGTCCGCAGGATGGTGCTGAGTCTGAAATAGAAATGAATAAAGCACGAGAGAATGTTGAACCAGACCCGCGGGATGAGCGTGTAGCAGCTATAGTTGGCGAGTTTGTCGATGAGGAAGAGTACAATGAAGCTCATAGAGATACACCTCCAGCCTcggatgatgaagaagatgacatCGGAAATGGATATGAAAGATGGCGAAGAGGAAGTGGAGAATTGAAAATTATGCAGGTTTTTGAAAGCATAAGCGAGTTCAAGGAAGCTGTGTTAGAATATGCATTAATGGGAGGTTGGAATGTCAAATACACAAGATGGGGAGATGAAATTTCCGAGGCAAAGTGTGCTGTAGTGGGTGAGGTTCCTTGTACTTGGAGAGTCTATTGTTCTTATGAGAAAGCGGTGAATCTGTACATGGTGAAGTCATATCAAGAAGAGCATTCTTGTACCAAAGACGGGTATTGCAAGTTATTGACTGACTATGTGATTGCTAAGCTTCTCATAAATGAGATTAGGCACAACAATGCATTGATGCCAAGGTTCATACAAGATATCATTCAAGACAGATACAACCTGACAGTGACACATGATATTGCTAGAAAGGCCCGAAAGAGAGCATTGGAGATGATAAGCAGCGAGTTTGATGAACAGTTTGCGAGGATAAAAGACTATAAAGAGCATATCCTAGA GACGAACCCGGGATCTTCGTGTGATCTTGTAACAACAATTAGAGATGATGGTGTTGAGATCTTCGACAAGTTCTATGTCTGTTTTAAGGCTTTGAAGACAATATGGCGAGCTTATTGTCGACCCATTATTGGAATTGATGGGTGCTTTATGAAATCTACTTCAAAAGGACAACTCCTTGCAGCTGTGGGAAGAGATGCAAACAACCAAATATATCCTGTTGCGTGGGGCATTGTTCAAGTTGAGGACGCCGACAATTGGAAGTGGTTCATTGAAAGGGTGAAGTATGATTTAAACCTCCAAAATGGTCTAGGGTTCACACTTATCTCTGACAAACAAAAG ggGCTTATAAAGGCTGTTGAAGAAGAGCTTCCTTACATAGAGCATCGTATGTGTGCTAGACACGTATACGGAAACGTTAAGAAGCTACATCCCAACAAGCCTAAGTTTAAAAAACTGTTTTGGGCAGTGGCAAATAGCTTCAACGAAGGTGATTATAAAGCGGCACTTAAAGAGCTTAAAGCATTCGACTCTCAGATATATGATGACTTGATGGCGAGAGATCCTAGAACCTGCACTCGGGCATTCTTCAGCCCCATTTCTACTTGCGAAGATGGACTCAACAATTTTTCAGAGTCATACAATAGCGGTCTGAAGAAAGCTCGTTCTCTGCCTTTAGTGGAAATGCTTGAGACCATGAGAAGACAAACAATGGTTAGAATTGAggtgaggaagaagaaattgtTGAAGTATAGGAAGAAGTATAGCGAAAAGGTTGCAAAGACCATCATTGAAGAGGGGGAACAACGGAAATGGTGTAAGAAAAGGACACCTGGTCCGAATGGTGTCTCAGAAGTAGAAGAGAATAGCGTTTCCCACACTGTCAATATGGACAGGCGAACATGTAGCTGCAGAAGATGGGACCTCACCGGAATTCCTTGTCGTCATGCTTTGAAGGTGATTTTAGATAAAAAGCTTAATGCCGAAGATTTTGTGGCGGATTGTTACTTGACGACTTTGTGGAAGCAGCAATATAGTGATTCAATCACTCCGGTGGAAGGAATGAAGTTTTGGAAGGAAACTCCTGGTTCTCAGATTGAGCCACCACCAAGACCTGCTGAGAAAGGACGGAAGAAGAATCCAAAGAAGAGGATGAAGTCGATTCATGAGTCGCCTACTAAAGGCAAGAAAGTGTCTAGACACTTGAAGGTGATTCATTGTTATCGATGTGGTATGGCTGGGCATAACTCTCTACATTGTAAGCATGCTGGAGTCCCTAACAAGCCAAGAAAGATTTATCCAAGGAAGAAGAAACAGTCCTCACAAGGAGAGTCAATGTCATTCGATCAACGTGATGCTCCGGGACCAAGTCAGCCAACGCAAACATCCAACTTGAATGACTAA
- the LOC103868353 gene encoding membrane-associated progesterone-binding protein 4: protein MSLRRILLSPFVGVSLIVVLLALYFRSSFKSPPQHNQRLFSAEELALYNGTDETLPILLGILGSVYDVTKGKSHYGSGGGYNHFAGRDASRAFVSGNFTGDGLTDSLHGLSSSEVKSIVDWRGFYSRTYTPVGKLVGRYYDSQGNPTKHLKGAEAKASRGAQLMEKQKIEEDKQKNCNSRWSQDEGGEVWCDVGVPRLVQRPLEIAITGSMSKRCACFEEDQLDQSGLEIYKDCEPLAKTCKV, encoded by the exons ATGTCGTTGAGGAGAATCTTGCTATCTCCGTTCGTAGGTGTCAGCTTGATCGTCGTTCTCTTGGCTCTCTACTTCAGATCTTCCTTCAAGTCTCCTCCACAACACAACCaa AGGTTGTTTTCTGCTGAAGAATTGGCATTGTACAATGGCACTGATGAAACGTTACCTATTCTCTTAGGGATTCTTGG ATCTGTATATGATGTGACCAAAGGGAAATCTCATTACGGTAGTGGAGGAGGTTACAATCATTTTGCTGGaag AGATGCTTCTCGTGCATTTGTTTCTGGCAACTTTACAg GAGATGGACTTACAGATTCGTTACATGGGTTATCTAGCAGTGAG GTGAAGAGCATAGTCGACTGGCGAGGTTTCTACTCCAGGACCTACAC TCCTGTTGGGAAGCTTGTTGGACGGTACTACGATAGCCAAGGTAATCCTACTAAGCACTTAAAAGGAGCTGAAGCAAAAGCCTCAAGAGGTGCACAACTCATGGAGAAGCAAAAGATTGAAGAAGACAAGCAAAAGAATTGCAACTCACGATGGAGTCAAGATGAAGGTGGAGAG GTTTGGTGTGATGTTGGGGTGCCAAGATTGGTACAAAGACCATTGGAGATAGCAATAACTGGTTCGATGAGCAAACGTTGCGCTTGCTTTGAGGAAGACCAACTTGATCAGTCTGGTTTGGAGATCTATAAAGACTGTGAACCACTTGCCAAGACTTGCAAAGTCTGA
- the LOC103868354 gene encoding 60S ribosomal protein L27-3 — protein sequence MVKFLKQNKAVILLQGRYAGKKAVIIRSFDDGNRERPYGHCLVAGLKKYPSKVIRKDSAKKTAKKSRVKCFIKVVNYQHLMPTRYTLDVDLKEVATLEALSSKDKKVAALKEAKAKLEERFKTGKNRWFFTKLRF from the coding sequence ATGGTGAAGTTCTTGAAACAAAACAAGGCCGTGATCCTTCTTCAAGGCCGATACGCCGGAAAGAAAGCTGTGATCATCCGCTCCTTCGACGACGGAAACCGTGAGCGTCCTTACGGACACTGCCTCGTGGCCGGACTCAAGAAGTACCCGAGCAAGGTCATCCGCAAGGACTCGGCCAAGAAGACGGCGAAGAAATCTCGGGTCAAGTGTTTCATCAAGGTGGTTAACTACCAGCATCTGATGCCTACCCGTTACACCCTCGACGTGGATCTCAAGGAAGTCGCTACCCTCGAGGCTCTTTCTTCAAAGGACAAGAAAGTCGCTGCTCTCAAGGAGGCTAAGGCGAAGCTTGAGGAACGTTTTAAGACTGGCAAGAACAGGTGGTTCTTTACCAAGCTCAGGTTCTGA
- the LOC103868405 gene encoding LOW QUALITY PROTEIN: solute carrier family 25 member 47-like (The sequence of the model RefSeq protein was modified relative to this genomic sequence to represent the inferred CDS: inserted 3 bases in 2 codons; deleted 3 bases in 2 codons; substituted 1 base at 1 genomic stop codon) produces MDKLLENHEFATHAVAASASVSLGTGLAYPLDTIKTIIQVGCKKLTPCQVVNRVFRVSGYSGLYSGLGWLTLGRISGVGARXGVYEILTAFYKDGRHGNYVQVSEAVLAGMVGGAAETLMTSPFELIKVRQQVTAASRASXVSPMITKLLRRYNNLDMKSLTQTVSMLSVLNHKHRSRIARVPWMMTGTGNPPAAMDFKRPLDVASLEGVRALWRNLRSGLIRDYLYGGVFFGTWQFLHEAMIGXKAVGMNPLPSSEEEVGPLSPVAISIAAGFSGAIAAAASHSFDTARTRAQCVILPKYIAKERKFLKWNKPGKRLERWTGILPTDRTLLFRGIGTRMARSSVASTVIVGMYYLAVDLLVPSEKQQTSYNVCKSVLN; encoded by the exons ATGGATAAGCTTCTTGAGAATCATGAGTTTGCTACGCATGCCGTCGCGGCATCAGCCTCTGTCTCGCTGGGAACTGGTCTCGCTTACCCTCTAGACACCATCAAAACCATCATTCAGGTTGGTTGTAAGAAGCTAACCCCTTGTCAAGTTGTGAACAGAGTTTTCCGCGTCTCTGGCTATTCAG GTCTGTACAGTGGTCTTGGATGGCTAACTCTGGGAAGAATCTCAGGTGTTGGTGCTA TTGGAGTCTATGAGATTCTTACTGCTTTCTACAA AGATGGTCGACATGGTAACTATGTGCAAGTCAGCGAAGCAGTTCTGGCGGGGATGGTGGGAGGTGCGGCAGAAACATTGATGACTTCTCCGTTCGAGCTGATCAAAGTTCGACAACAAGTGACTGCTGCATCACGGGCAAG GGTTTCACCCATGATCACAAAACTGCTTAGACGATACAACAATCTCGATATGAAGTCGTTGACACAAACCGTCAGTATGTTATCCGTGTTGAACCATAAACACCGCAGCCGCATTGCAAGAGTACCATGGATGATGACTGGAACAGGAAACCCACCAGCAGCCATGGATTTTAAGAGACCGCTAGATGTTGCATCACTTGAAGGAGTGAGAGCGTTATGGAGA AATCTTCGTTCAGGTCTTATAAGAGATTATCTTTACGGAGGAGTGTTCTTCGGAACATGGCAGTTTCTTCACGAGGCAATGATCGGTTGAAAAGCAGTCGGAATGAATCCTCTCCCCAG TTCTGAAGAAGAAGTCGGACCTTTATCTCCAGTAGCTATTAGCATTGCCGCTGGGTTTTCTGGTGCCATTGCAGCTGCAGCATCTCATAGCTTTGACACAGCAAGAACACGTGCTCAGTGTGTAATATTGccaaag TATATAGCAAAAGAGAGGAAGTTTCTGAAATGGAATAAACCAggaaagagattagagagatgGACAGGTATCCTTCCTACAGACAGAACTCTCTTGTTCAGAGGGATTGGGACAAGGATGGCTCGAAGCTCTGTTGCATCCACTGTTATCGTTGGGATG TATTACTTAGCTGTCGATTTATTGGTTCCAAGTGAAAAACAACAGACATCATACAATGTTTGCAAATCTGTCTTGAATTGA
- the LOC103868406 gene encoding LOW QUALITY PROTEIN: putative BTB/POZ domain-containing protein At2g40440 (The sequence of the model RefSeq protein was modified relative to this genomic sequence to represent the inferred CDS: inserted 1 base in 1 codon), with amino-acid sequence MATQTNQQIFSGGLAKVLEEQWQVDVRXKAGVDNDDDSAISAHKLILASRSEVFKKMLESDEVKTLAEQVETVTLSEMKKEELETFVEFMYSDGTMISPKAKQNVQSLYLAADKYEIPHLRDLCRNEMISSLDMSNALDVLELAQIPFDNGLNEAAFSYVKNNISTIASSEVFKLFVVSNPNLAWEIMKASVSQTSNIYSRACRNCGTYCLYCR; translated from the exons ATGGCAACTCAAACCAACCAACAGATATTCTCGGGTGGACTTGCAAAGGTCTTGGAAGAACAATGGCAAGTTGACGTAC TCAAGGCGGGTGTGGACAACGATGACGATTCAGCTATATCCGCTCACAAACTTATTCTG GCATCAAGATCAGAGGTGTTTAAGAAGATGCTGGAATCTGACGAGGTTAAGACTTTGGCTGAGCAGGTCGAGACAGTCACTCTATCAGAGATGAAAAAAGAAGAGTTAGAAACTTTTGTTGAATTTATGTATAGCGATGGCACTATGATTTCTCCGAAAGCTAAGCAGAATGTTCAGTCACTCTATCTTGCCGCTGACAAATACGAAATCCCTCATCTACGTGATCTGTGCAGAAACGAAATGATATCTTCTCTGGATATGTCGAATGCTCTTGACGTCCTTGAGCTTGCTCAGATACCTTTCGACAATGGCCTCAATGAAGCCGCTTTCAGTTAtgtcaaaaataatatatctacCATAGCTAGCTCGGAGGTCTTCAAATTATTCGTAGTCAGTAACCCAAATCTTGCCTGGGAGATAATGAAGGCTTCTGTTTCGCAGACAAGCAACATTTACTCCAGGGCTTGTAGAAACTGTGGTACCTACTGTCTTTACTGCAGATGA